Proteins encoded together in one Fimbriimonadia bacterium window:
- a CDS encoding efflux RND transporter permease subunit has protein sequence MLDRLLHFSLTQRLLVFAGTIGLVFWGVLSWTRLNLDAVPDITTNQVAINTETGGMGPEEVERLVTFPIETAMSGLPGVMNTRSLSQYGLSQVTVTFHDNVDIFFARQLVNERLSRVMAELPTNLDAPQMGPVSTGLGDIYMIALESDKRSITDLRTIMDWQIAPQLRSLTGVAEVNVADGNVKQYQVIADTSRLQARGLGIHDLIEALQNNNQNAGGGVLDAGGERTLIRSVGMASNPAEIETIPVTSEDGTPVLVRDVAEVKTGTPVVTGLSTKDGHEALLAIAMMLKGANGRTVAQAVDAKIEEIKAQLPDDVKLTTVYNRAHLVDKTVGTVEKSLLEGGLFVIVVLLILLGNWRGALIVASAIPLSMLFAIGMMNQWGISGNLMSLGAIDFGLIVDGAVVMIENAVRRLAEAREHAGKTLSRHDVRHVVWESSKEVAKPTAFAVSIITVVYLPILALEGTEGKMFKPMAFTVVFALLGALVLTLTLVPALASLFLSGDTREGKNPIMGFFSRVYKPALNFTLRAKAIVVIGAVALLGVSAWLFTTLGAEFIPTLDEGDLVVQPIRIRTVNAEETIRLVTAAEKKVLEVPEVITMFSRSGTPEVATDPMPLSLTDSFIMLKERDQWRAGMTKEKIREEIEEKLNEVPGQGYNFSQPIEMRFSELVSGVKADIGIKVFGEDLEVLRQKAEEIRAVVAEIPGAADVEVEQVEPIPVLQIDIDREAIGRFGVSISEVQELISSALGGEEIGQIREGDKRYELIVRLPAEVRNDADAIASLPVKLANGESVPLSSLAHIDNQPAPAQISRESGKRRVVVQLNVRGTDLAGFVANAQKAIDQKVKLDEGYYITWGGQFENLQQASARLMIVVPLALALIFSLLFMTFGSIKQALLIFTGVPLAVTGGVLALWVRGLPFSISAGVGFIALSGVAVLNGVVMVSAINRLRQEGKLLVKDAVKEGAQQRLRPVLMTALVAALGFIPMALNTGIGAEVQRPLATVVIGGIASATLLTLLVLPVLYTWFERDNEVPEEL, from the coding sequence ATGCTAGACCGCCTCTTACACTTCAGCCTCACTCAACGATTGCTCGTGTTCGCCGGAACGATCGGGCTTGTTTTTTGGGGGGTCCTTTCGTGGACCAGGCTCAACTTAGACGCGGTTCCAGACATTACTACCAACCAGGTTGCCATCAACACCGAGACGGGGGGAATGGGGCCCGAGGAAGTCGAGCGGTTGGTGACTTTTCCTATCGAAACGGCCATGTCGGGCTTGCCCGGCGTCATGAACACTCGGTCGCTTAGCCAATATGGGCTTTCGCAGGTCACTGTGACATTCCACGATAACGTGGACATCTTTTTTGCGCGGCAATTGGTAAACGAACGCCTAAGCCGGGTTATGGCGGAGCTTCCCACGAACCTCGATGCTCCGCAAATGGGCCCGGTCTCGACCGGACTTGGCGATATCTACATGATCGCGTTAGAGAGTGACAAGAGATCGATCACCGATCTGAGAACGATCATGGACTGGCAGATCGCACCTCAGCTTCGCTCCCTCACCGGGGTCGCTGAAGTCAATGTAGCTGACGGCAATGTCAAGCAATATCAAGTGATCGCGGACACGTCCCGACTCCAAGCGCGGGGGCTGGGAATCCATGACCTTATCGAAGCGCTACAAAATAACAACCAGAATGCGGGCGGCGGCGTCCTGGATGCTGGCGGTGAGAGGACGCTTATCCGGTCAGTCGGAATGGCTTCCAATCCTGCTGAAATCGAAACAATCCCCGTAACCTCAGAGGACGGCACCCCCGTCCTCGTTCGCGACGTGGCCGAAGTCAAAACGGGAACACCGGTGGTGACGGGTCTTAGCACCAAAGATGGCCATGAAGCTCTCCTCGCCATTGCGATGATGCTCAAGGGTGCCAATGGACGAACAGTCGCTCAGGCGGTGGACGCGAAGATTGAAGAGATCAAGGCACAACTCCCTGACGATGTCAAGCTGACCACGGTCTACAACCGCGCCCACCTTGTCGATAAGACGGTCGGCACAGTTGAGAAAAGCCTGCTGGAAGGCGGATTGTTCGTCATCGTTGTCCTCCTTATCTTGCTCGGCAATTGGCGCGGTGCGTTGATTGTCGCTTCAGCGATTCCTCTCTCAATGCTCTTCGCCATCGGCATGATGAACCAGTGGGGCATTTCAGGCAACCTGATGAGCCTCGGCGCGATCGACTTCGGTCTCATCGTGGATGGCGCTGTTGTTATGATCGAGAACGCGGTGCGCAGGCTTGCCGAGGCCCGCGAGCATGCGGGGAAGACACTGAGCCGCCACGATGTGCGGCATGTAGTCTGGGAGTCCTCGAAAGAAGTAGCTAAGCCGACAGCATTCGCGGTTTCGATCATCACCGTGGTCTATCTGCCGATCCTGGCACTCGAAGGAACCGAAGGCAAGATGTTCAAACCGATGGCCTTCACGGTCGTCTTTGCGCTTCTAGGCGCGTTGGTTTTGACCCTCACGTTGGTTCCGGCTCTTGCAAGCCTCTTCTTGTCCGGTGACACGCGCGAAGGAAAGAATCCAATCATGGGATTCTTCAGCCGTGTTTACAAACCGGCGTTGAACTTTACCCTCCGAGCGAAGGCAATCGTTGTTATAGGGGCGGTCGCCCTTTTGGGGGTTTCAGCTTGGCTCTTCACCACTTTAGGAGCTGAGTTCATCCCGACGTTGGATGAAGGCGATCTCGTTGTGCAGCCAATTCGTATCCGCACCGTCAACGCAGAGGAGACGATCCGGCTCGTAACTGCCGCCGAGAAGAAGGTGCTTGAAGTTCCTGAAGTGATCACGATGTTCTCCCGGAGCGGAACGCCAGAAGTCGCCACCGATCCAATGCCGCTAAGTCTCACCGACAGCTTCATCATGCTGAAAGAGCGCGATCAGTGGCGGGCCGGGATGACCAAAGAGAAGATACGCGAAGAGATCGAGGAGAAGCTCAACGAAGTTCCTGGACAAGGCTATAACTTTTCGCAACCTATCGAAATGCGGTTCTCGGAGTTGGTGTCCGGAGTCAAAGCGGATATAGGGATCAAAGTGTTTGGCGAAGACCTCGAAGTCCTTCGTCAGAAGGCTGAAGAGATCCGGGCGGTTGTGGCGGAAATCCCCGGCGCGGCCGACGTCGAAGTCGAGCAGGTTGAGCCGATTCCCGTCCTCCAAATCGACATCGACCGCGAAGCCATTGGGCGGTTCGGCGTATCGATCAGCGAAGTTCAAGAGTTGATCAGCTCGGCCTTGGGCGGCGAAGAAATCGGGCAGATTCGTGAAGGGGACAAGCGGTATGAACTGATCGTTCGCTTACCTGCCGAAGTACGAAACGACGCTGATGCAATCGCTAGTTTGCCCGTCAAGCTCGCCAACGGAGAATCGGTCCCGCTGTCGAGTCTCGCACACATCGACAACCAGCCAGCTCCGGCCCAAATCAGTCGGGAATCGGGCAAGCGTCGGGTGGTCGTCCAACTCAACGTTCGCGGAACCGATCTCGCCGGGTTTGTCGCAAACGCCCAAAAAGCCATAGACCAGAAGGTGAAGTTGGACGAAGGCTATTACATCACATGGGGTGGCCAGTTTGAAAACCTGCAACAAGCGAGCGCACGGCTGATGATCGTGGTGCCCCTGGCACTTGCCCTGATCTTTTCGCTGCTCTTCATGACCTTTGGTTCTATTAAGCAAGCCTTGCTTATCTTCACAGGCGTACCGCTCGCGGTAACGGGTGGAGTCCTTGCCTTATGGGTCAGAGGGCTGCCTTTCAGCATTTCGGCTGGCGTAGGCTTCATCGCCTTGTCCGGCGTGGCTGTCCTGAACGGCGTCGTGATGGTATCGGCGATAAACCGATTGAGACAAGAAGGCAAGCTCTTGGTAAAAGACGCGGTCAAGGAAGGCGCTCAACAGCGACTTCGCCCGGTGCTCATGACCGCACTTGTAGCCGCGCTTGGATTCATTCCGATGGCGCTCAACACGGGCATTGGAGCAGAAGTCCAAAGACCTCTGGCAACGGTTGTTATCGGCGGAATCGCTTCTGCCACGCTACTCACCCTTCTGGTTCTTCCCGTTCTTTATACGTGGTTCGAGCGCGATAACGAAGTTCCGGAGGAACTATGA